A stretch of DNA from Candidatus Bathyarchaeota archaeon:
TTATTGTCATGGGATTAAGCGTGCTAATTAGTGCCTTAATAGAATTAATGTAAAGGAAGAAAAACTATGCTAGAAATCATCGCAGAAACATTGCGAGCAACAATTGCAGTAGCCTTGATTCTAGCAGGAAGCCTAGCAATTCTAATCTGGGTAAGAAACAACACAAGAAAATTAAGTGCACTACGTCTGTTCATCCAGATTGCTGCAGTTGCAGTGATTTTTCTGGGACTGATAATTGGACCTTTCGGACTTGAAAGGTGGTCATACCTTGGGACAGCACCCAAAGACATCACCATAGGCAAAGAAATCCTAGGAAGACCATACCCAGACGGCTTAACTGTGCCTACCTTTTCCTGTTACTACGCTTCAGGAAGAACTGCAACCTGCGTAATATGGCAACTACAAAGTTATTTGTTCCCAAATTATGGCACCAGCAGCATTTATCTCACAACAGGCTTAGAACGGCTAGCAATCGCAGTAGGGCTACTTGTAGTTATTTCAGTAATTTTTGGCAGATTCCTTTGTGGATGGATATGCCCCTTCGGATTGTATATGGATTTGCTCACCCGTTTACGAAAAGCCCTAAAAATTAGGCATTGGACACTCTCAGACAGAGTAAACGAAGGACTACGGCAAGCACGATACCTGATTATTGCAGCTTTTCTGATCTTGAGTTTTCTGTTAGGCATGCGAGCCATCGCAGGGGTAGAACTTATTTCAGAATCAGAACTAGGCAGATACCTTGAGATACCGTTCTGCCAAATTTGCCCAGCTAAACCGTTGTTTGTTCTTGTTGAAGGCGCGCTAGGATTCATGGATGTAGATTACATGCTTTCCCAAACTATTGGGGATTTTGCCCTTACGGGCTGGTATCTTACTTCAATTAACATAGTAATACTGGGTGTAGTAACTGTTGGCTCATTTATGATACGACGGTTATGGTGTCGAATTTGTCCATTAGGCGGATTGATTGCGTTATTTAGCAGATTTGGTCCTTTTAAGAAAATTTCATTAATCAAATTAACCAAAGTAGAAGAAAAATGCACAAAATGCGGCATATGTAAAAGGGTGTGTCCTCCACAGGTTACTGAAGTCTACGAAGACAAAGGAGGCGACGTAACCGTTTCGTCGTGCATCCTATGCTTCCGATGTGTAGAAATGTGCCCATACGAAGGCTGCTTGAACGTAGAATTTGCAGGCAAGCCCATATACAAATCCAAAAATTGGCTAAATGAAGAAGAGTGAGGAAAAACCAAATGGCAAGTGAAATCGAAAAAGGAACAAAATACATCCCCGAAATGGCTCAAACCGAAATCGATGACTTGAACAAGTCAATCAAAACAGCATCCCTGAAGGTAATAGAGGACAACATCGAAAGAATGAAAAAAGCATGGAAAAACCGACCGCAAGCCATGGAATATTTCGATGAAATCTCAAACCTTTTCGGAAAACGCCAAGAAGAAATCAAACAACAAAAAACAGCAGGAAAAAAAGTCGTCGGATACTCCTGCATTTTTGCACCAATAGAAATGATTCTAGCAGCAGATGCTATTCCTGTTCGCGTAGGCTCAGGATGGTACGACACCGCCAAACTAGGCGACAGAATCATGCCAGTAGAAATTTGCCCAGTTATCCGCTCCACAGTGGGAGCAAAAATGGTCAGTTTATCACCTTTTTTGGAACTTAGCGACGCCATTGTTATGCCCCTTACTTGTGACGGCAGAACCAAACTCAGCGAAATTTTAGCTGACTACAAACCAATCTGGCACATGAATCCACCTCGAGTAAAAGATGACCCCCACACCTTGGGCATGTGGAAACAAGAAATTATGGTAATCAAAGAAAAAATCGAAAAGCTAACCGGAAATAAGATTACCAGAAAAAACCTGAAAGAAGCCATCGAAAAAATGCAACAAGCAACCAAAGCATTCCGCAGACTCCAAGACCTGCGCAAAGGCAACCCA
This window harbors:
- a CDS encoding 4Fe-4S binding protein, producing MLEIIAETLRATIAVALILAGSLAILIWVRNNTRKLSALRLFIQIAAVAVIFLGLIIGPFGLERWSYLGTAPKDITIGKEILGRPYPDGLTVPTFSCYYASGRTATCVIWQLQSYLFPNYGTSSIYLTTGLERLAIAVGLLVVISVIFGRFLCGWICPFGLYMDLLTRLRKALKIRHWTLSDRVNEGLRQARYLIIAAFLILSFLLGMRAIAGVELISESELGRYLEIPFCQICPAKPLFVLVEGALGFMDVDYMLSQTIGDFALTGWYLTSINIVILGVVTVGSFMIRRLWCRICPLGGLIALFSRFGPFKKISLIKLTKVEEKCTKCGICKRVCPPQVTEVYEDKGGDVTVSSCILCFRCVEMCPYEGCLNVEFAGKPIYKSKNWLNEEE
- a CDS encoding 2-hydroxyacyl-CoA dehydratase → MASEIEKGTKYIPEMAQTEIDDLNKSIKTASLKVIEDNIERMKKAWKNRPQAMEYFDEISNLFGKRQEEIKQQKTAGKKVVGYSCIFAPIEMILAADAIPVRVGSGWYDTAKLGDRIMPVEICPVIRSTVGAKMVSLSPFLELSDAIVMPLTCDGRTKLSEILADYKPIWHMNPPRVKDDPHTLGMWKQEIMVIKEKIEKLTGNKITRKNLKEAIEKMQQATKAFRRLQDLRKGNPVINGRDAMLVNQTSLWDDVERWTQKVNELCDELEKRVEQKEHSTYPDTPRVMLTGTPMIWPDSWKVPNLIEESNPQGLVVVDEQCSGDRILYDPVGVDEWTMSDMLDAISERYLMACTCPCFTSEHGNEDRINWIIDRIKEYKVDGVIYYVVRGCILYAMEYQRIKRVLDKMNIPVYYLDTEYTREDVGQMKTRVEAFLEMLEARMDI